The window TCAACTACATCTTGGATTGAACTAATCATGGAAGTTTAAGGTTTAGGACAGTTGACAGTGACATCTTAAGTTGATGCAGCTAATCTTATAAGTTCTTTGTGTTTTCTACCTTTCTTCGTAATTTGCAATGTATGTTGTATATCAGTCAACTACATCTTGGATTGAACTAATCGTAAGAtacgatttttttgtttgtcagagGGTTCAAAGTCTTAAGAAGAAGTTCTATTTCCATTACCAGGACTATGTCGACTTGATTATTTGGAAGGTAAAATCAATCATGTGTTTCCTGCAACTGGAATCTGTGTAAAGGTGTTTTgcatttgatgaagaaaaaaacttacttttttGGGTGTTCCTGATGTCCAGGTTCAGTTTTTGGATCGACAACACTTGCTAATTAAATTTGGCAGTGTAGATGGTGGGGTAAGCAGCTCTCTACAATACAAATTCTAGGTTACATCGAACTGTCAAAACTTTACagtttgtttaatttgatttatgatATCGATGGATACTCAGGTAACAAGAAGTGCTGATCATCATCCAGCTTTCTTCGCGGTTTATAATATGGAGACAACTGACATTGTAGCATTCTATCAGGTAAAAGGGATGCTATTTTTGGCAGTTAGTTAATTTGTTGAAAAGAGTTGCATTTATGTATAACTTGACTTATATAGTACATTGATTTATGCAGAACTCAGCAGAAGATCTTTACCAGTTATTTGAGCAATTCAGTGATCACTTTACAGTATCAAGTAGTACACCATTCATGAGCTTTGTAACATCGCATTCTAACAGCGTCCATGCTCTTGAACAACTAAAGTACATGAAGAACAAAGCAAACAGTTTTTCTCAGGTTAATACATACTTCATATAATCTCCTTTTGTAAGTAAAACTTTTGATACGAATCTAATCAATTTTTCTACACAGTTTGTGAAGAAGATGTTATTCTCTTTGCCTTTCAGTTGTCAGTCACAGAGTCCCTCCCCATATTTCGACCAATCTCTCTTCCGGTTCGATGAAAAGGTAACCATCATAAAAACCCTTATTCTCTCTTCCACTTCAGGATTGACTTCATCTGGTTAACTTATAATTTTGGATATGGTTACAGTTAATTTCCGCAGCAGATAGGCATAGGCAATCCTCAGACAATCCAATTAAGTTTATATCTCGAAGGCAACCGCAAACACTAAAATTCAAGATAAAACCAGGTTGGTTGTTTAGATATCAACATGTTGAAAAACCAAACGAACACGATCTAACGTTAGGATTGGTTGTCTATTAAATATGTTGAACACAGGACCAGAGTGTGGAAGTGCAGATGGTCGAAGCAAGAAGATATGTTCATTTCTATTCCATCCTCATTTACCACTTGCCATCTCCATCCAACAAACACTTTTCATGCCACCTTCTGTCGTCAATATCCATTTTCGACGATGACTCTTGTGGTTTCCACTAGTCTAGTAGTCTCCTCCTACATGTTGTAAtctattgtttgtttgtataaaaaaacaaaatatctcagAACAgcacataattttgtgaaaatgtcttaaaacacacacaaaaaattcACACATACATGCATAATGTGTTTGTATCTGTCCTCGAAAGGAAgaaacaatttataaattttcacaataaataaataaattgttattttgGCCGACTGTTGTAACTactctttaaaaatatttcttcgTTACAACTAAATTAACAATCACATTTAGTAATGAAATACAATTAGGTGGGGTGATATTGATACATTAGGTGATTAAAGACAAATTAGGTACGATGATATGCTCATGATGCAGAGAATCTAAGATACTCTCTCACTCTTACTTGTCATCAGTTTTAGTTATGGTCAAAACAATTTCAGTCTCAAAACTCTCATCTCCTCTATCTCTTGTAACCAAAGTTACTGGTCTGCTAATTTAGAGATGACGGCGACGACCAAGGGAAACAAGGTCGTTCTTCCTGAGGGTTGGTAATGGAGATACTCTCTAGGGTTCCGGCAGTATCTTTGGTACGACTACGATCTACATGCAAAAGATGGAACGCTCTGTTCAAAGATGAGAGACTTGTTAAGAAGCACTCTACTAATGCACCAAGACACTCCCTAATTATCATGGTGATTGCTTCTCGGGTTTATTCGGTGAGCATTGATCTCCATAGAATtcacagcaacaacaaggtaCACATCACAAGTCACTTGAGCCTTAAGATCTTCCTTCTAACCCTTCAAAAGAAGTAGACATAAGCAGAGTCTTTCACTGCGACGGCTTATTCTTATGCGCCACAATCGACAATAGACTGGTTATATGGAATCCATGCCTAGGCGAAATGAAGTGGATCAAGCCAAGAAAGTCCTACGAGAAATACGATATATTCGCCCTAGGCAGATCCTCAAGCAACGAATACAAGATCTTAAAGATGAAACCTGGTCTTATTTACGTATGAGATATATGACTTTACCACCAACTCGTGGAGAGTTGGTGGTAAGGTTATAGATTGGTTCATACCTAGGTTTAACGAACGTGGCATCTATGTAGATAGGAATTCTTACTGGTTTTGATTTTTCGAGAGAGAAATTTGCAATTGTCTCTCTTCCAGGTGACCATCTCTCGTATTATCGTCTTATCTCTATATCAGTGACTAGAGAAGATCAAAAACTCTGTCTGTTAGCTTCTCGGGGCATGTATATAGACGATATAGATGTATGGGTTGCAACTAAGCTCGAGACCACAGGAGCTGCGTCATGGAGAAAGTTCCTATCAATTGATTCAGCTAGTCGCTACTTGTACATGCCTTTTTGCTTTGCTAATGGAATGAATTTCTTGGTCGACCAGGAGAACAGAGTTTTGGTGTGTAGCGGTAAACATGGGGtctctaacaaattctcattcGTCGTGGGAGAGGATAAGTGTATACAAGTAGATCCTGACGATGAAGAATCTAAATGCTCACTTGTCAGTTATGTTCCAACTTTGGTTCGAATCCAACAAGGTTCATAGTTCTTGGAGTGATGCAGAAGGGAAGTACAAGAGCTAGTAGTAATCTATTAATTAAAGTTATGATattcaaagaatataaaaaaagtcatgtttcatatatttaacaaaagTATTTGATTCGTCAACCAGCTTTTCTTGGAATAATATATGTATCTGTGTGTAGactttattaataaacataatctTTTAGTATTCGACATCAATGGCTCATTTGGTGTGATCTCTAAGGACTTATGATATAAGTAGGATTCTTGTCTAGTCCCAGCTTCAATTATGTGTTTATGTCTCTCTGATCATGGGTTATGTCACCATACTATGTCTTCTGTTGTAGCATTCTGCTCTATAAGCATCATATTAGCTTCATCTAGAGCCACAAGCGTATGTAATCTTCCAACCGCCTTGCTCTCACTTTCTAGTTTCTATGCTGCACAATATTCTCAATATCCAGCTACAAAGACATAAACACATTAGTATTGAGACTGCCCAAACAGCAACAAGTTTCTCGAGCTATGTTCGTTCATTCAAAGATGcaaagttattattattatgtcatCTCTCGCAATCCCACGGTTTATCTTTGTACTCACCAAACACACTCTATCTTCTAGTGTTTTATCAACAGTCTTCCCATGATGTATTATGACATTATTCCACAGTTAGGTATGCACCAAAGTCAACAGTAACACTAGTTGAACTTACCAAAACAGAATCATATTTTATGATAGCATGCGCTTGTGATCCGGCTTCATCTAGAGCCACAAGCTGATGCACTCCGCCTGGTGCAATGTGCAATGGCTGCATCATCCTCAATACATGCATGAACTCTCTAAATTGATAACTCTGAAGACTGCAACAGCAAAACCTCTGTAACGTCTAGAGACTTTTGCTCTCATTTTCCAACTCATCACATAGTCAACCGTTGACTTCTTCTGCTTCCTTCTTGCCTCTACTTGTAaagtactaaaaaaaaaattatttgttcaGCGTTAGGTTTATAATTTCGGGTTAGAGATGACCACGGAATTAACAATTAGTCattacaaaaactaattaaattaattggcaaaaaaaaaactaattaaattaattttcaaaaattaaattaacaatcGCGACTAAATAATTAAAGAGTAATTTAGGTGGGATGAAATTTTTAGGTCTCATAACTTTTATCTCCTTCTCTTGCAACCCTAGTTTCTTTGGAAGCAAGTTATCATAAAACAGTCAGTttttaaagatgatgatgaagagagtaAACATAGTGGATCTTCCCAAGGATTTGGTAGTTGAAATCTTCTCTAGGGTTCCAGCGGTATCTTTGGTAGGACTGCGATCTACATGCAAAAGATCAAACGCTCTGAACAATGATGCGAGCCTTGCTAAGAAACACTATAGTAATGCACCAAGGCAATCTCTGATCATCATGTTGATCGCTTTTAGGGTTTATTTGGTGAGCGTCGATCTTCATAATAATCACAACAACAAGGTAAAGATGACAACTCAATTTAGCCTCAACGAACCTCTTTCTGATTCGTTAAAAGAAGTTGATATACGCAACATCTTTCATTGTGACGGCTTATTGCTATGTACCACCGTAGACAATAGACTGGTTGTTTCGAATCCGTGTCTACGCGAAGTTAAGTGGATCAAACCAAGAAAGTCCTACACGAGATTCAGTATCTTTGCCCTCGGTAAATCCTCATgcaacaagtacaaaatcttgaggatgGATCAGTTTAATCATACTTGCCCAGTATTACTTGACTACGAAATCTATGATTTTACCTCTAAGTTGTGGAGAGTTGTTGGTAAGATCACTAGGGAATGGTTCATACCACAGTGTGCGGACCGTGGCATGTCTGTGGATGGGAACACTTACTGGCTTGC is drawn from Camelina sativa cultivar DH55 chromosome 8, Cs, whole genome shotgun sequence and contains these coding sequences:
- the LOC104709604 gene encoding LOW QUALITY PROTEIN: putative F-box protein At4g10190 (The sequence of the model RefSeq protein was modified relative to this genomic sequence to represent the inferred CDS: inserted 1 base in 1 codon; deleted 1 base in 1 codon), coding for MMKRVNIVDLPKDLVVEIFSRVPAVSLVGLRSTCKRSNALNNDASLAKKHYSNAPRQSLIIMLIAFRVYLVSVDLHNNHNNKVKMTTQFSLNEPLSDSLKEVDIRNIFHCDGLLLCTTVDNRLVVSNPCLREVKWIKPRKSYTRFSIFALGKSSCNKYKILRMDQFNHTCPVLLDYEIYDFTSKLWRVVGKITREWFIPQCADRGMSVDGNTYWLASTEDITSGIFLLSFDFSTERFARVSLPGDHLSYHKFALSLTREDQKLCMLATRGMQVLDIDVWIATKIESTGAASWSKFLSIDVASINMHFCFVTGMNFLVDQENKVLVCRGKHRASNVFLHVVGEDKCIQVDHHAAESTCSLVVXFVPTLVQIQQGS